AACCTACGGGCGACCCATGATCCACGGTATTCGTAGCTCTTGCGGCAGTATCCGTAGTTCTACTGAGCCTGTCCCGCATCCAGCCACAGCCGGGTAAGTTCCGCGGCCGAGGTCGTGCCGGTCTTGGCCCCGATAGCGGCACGGTGGCTGTCTACGGTTCGGGGCGACAGCGACAACGCATCGGCGATCTGGCGCGTCGTCAGGCCCTTTGCGACCATGTCCAACACCTGCCGCTCACGATCGGTCAATTGCGCGACCAGGCGACGCGCCTCGTCCGTTTCCGAGACCTCGCGACGCCGGGCTTCCAGTTCCGCATGGCCTTTCTGGATCGCGTCGATCAGATCCTGCTCGTCCACCGGTTTCGAGAGGAAGTCGATGGCGCCATAGCGAAAGGCGCGGCGGCAGGCCTCGATGTCGCCGTGGCCGGAAATGACGACAGTGGGCCAGTCCAGTCCGCGGGTACGCAATTGCTCCTGCAGCTTGAGGCCGGAGATCCCCGGCATCCGAATATCGAGGATCAGGCAGCCGGGCTCCAGCCGGTCGAGCGCGCCGAGAAACGCCTCGGGGCCGGCGAAACCGCGCACGGACAGGCCAACCGTGCGCATGAGCAGTGACAGCGCCTCGCGCACCGCGTCATCGTCATCGACCAGATAGACCGGCAGGCTCATTCCGCGGCCTCCCGGTTCTCCAACGCCGGCCGGGGGAGCCAGAGACGGAACATCGTTTCCGCGCGATCCTCGGCCAGGCTCAGCTCGCCACCCATGCGTTCCGCCAGCCGCTGGCACAGCGCCAGCCCGAGCCCGGTGCCGTCCTGTTTGCCCGTCACGAAGGGCTCGAACACCCGCTCGCGGATGCTCTCCGGCACGCCCGGTCCGCTGTCGGCGACCTCCACGATGATGCCGGTCCCGGTCGTTTCGCTCGCGACCCGCACCCAGCGATCTGCGCTCTCATCTGCCGCCTCCACTGCATTGCGCAGCAGGTTGAACACGATCTGTTCCAGCGCGATCCGGTCAAGGTGCAGCGACACGCCGCGTGTATCGGCGAGATCTGTCGTCAGGGTCACGCCACGCGTTTCCAGCTCGCGCCGCAGCAGGGCTTCGACATTCCAGATGGCCTCGTTGATCGGCACATCCTCGCCCCGCTCCGATTGCGGCCGGGTCCAGTCGCGCAGCCGGTCGAGGATGGCGGCGGCACGCTTCGCCTGTTCGACGATCCGCGCAAGGCTGGTCTCCGATCCATCCGCATCCCCCCGCCGCGCCAGATGCCGGCCTGCCTGAGCCTGTGACAGGATCGCAGTCAGCGGCTGAGTCAGTTCATGCGCCATGCCGCTGGCCATTTCCCCCAAGGCGTTGACGCGCGAGGCATGGGCCAGACGGGCTTCGTCGGCGCTGAGCCGCGCCTGACGTTCCGCCCGACGTGCCCGCCCCAGTTGCCGCAGCCCGAGCACGACCAGCAGATAAAGAACCGTCAGCGCTACAAGTATCCCCAACACGCGACCGACCGGCAAAAGATCGGCCAGACGCGGCGAAATCCCGGCTTCAAGGATCAGCGGTTGCGAGACGCTGCCCAGCGCCTTTTGGAACGACATCGCGTCCGGCGCCGCGCCGGAACCCAACAGCACCGCGCCGTCCGGCAAGCGCAGGCGGCGCGTCACCGAGGGTCGCATCCAGAAATCGTCATCCGTGGCCAGAAGCCCCTGCGTATCCACAGTGAGAGCCAGACCGAAACGGGCATCGTCTGTATTGGGGCTGCGCTTGATGACAAGGTAACTGCCCCGCGCCTCGATTGCGGGCCGTAAAATGAGCTCGCCATTCGACGCCTTCGCGCCGGCAACAATCATTTCGGCGAGATCGGGCGGGAGACCGGGGCGCGTCGTCAGGTAGCCGCTGGGAGTCCCCAGAGGAACCAGATCGACGGCGATGATCCGGGGATAGAAGCGCCGGATTGTTGCGGCGACATCCAGAAAAAGATCCTGACGCTCGGCCTCGCCCGCCACGGCCAGGGCCGACAGCGATGTCAGATGCGCATCGTGCTGGTCGGCCCGCTGCGAGGCCAGGCGGTGCAGGATCGCCGCCTCGGTCTGCAATTCCGTGAACAGGCGTTGCCGTTCGAGACCGACCATGACCGCCACGGTCGCGAGCGATAGCGCGAGCCACCCCAGAACAGCGACCGTGCGCCCCTTTCCCAAAATCCGTAGTCGGGTCATTCTCAGCCATCCCCACTGACCAGCGCCTTGTAGACGGTACTGCGGGACACGGCCTTGTTGCACAAGTCGTCTGAGAGCCGGACCTCCCCTTTCGCTGGACGGACTTATCCTACGGGCTCTGTGACAGGTATGCCAAGAGCGGTGTAGCGGTTGAGAACGGCGACACGGACCTGGATTTCCGCGACCTGCCGACCAAGGTCTCTTGCCATCAGGGACTGGCCAAGAAGCTTGATGCAATTCATCTTGGCCTCGACGCGGCTTCGGCGATGATATCTGCTCCATCGCCGCCACAGTGCTCGGCCCAGATAGCGCGATGCGTTGACCGCTTCGTTCCGGGCGATGGCCCCGCGCTGGTGGGCTTTCACGGCATGGCGTTCTTGCGGGGCGGGATGACGGTATGGGCACCGCGAGCAGCAATCGCGTCATGGCATTTGCGCGTGTCATAGGCCCCGTCTGCGGTCACTGACCCAACGTCCTGATCGGGTGGAATTTGGTTCAGCAACTCGGGCAGCATGGGCGCGTCACCAATGTTGTTGCCGGTGATCGCGACCGCCCGGACCTCCAGTGTTTCCTCGTCGATCCCGATATGTATCTTGCGCCAGATACGCCGTTCCGGGCCGCCATGATTGCGGGCGTTCCACTCGCCTTCGCCTTCGGCCTTGATGCCGGTGCTGTCCGCTGCCCGGCAGGGCATTGCGCAGCAATGTCCCGAGAAGGGATCAGCAGGTTCAGCGGACCCGCCCCGCCGCGATAGGGGATGCGCACGTTCAGCGTTCGTTGGCGGCGACACAGGGTACTGAAATCCGGCACTGTCCAGTCCATGCCGACAAGCTTCAGAAGGCTTTGCACGAACTCCGTCGTTTGCCGTAACGGCATGCCAAGAGCGCCTTCATGGTCAGACAGGTCTGGATCGCCGCGTCGCTGAAGTTCGGTTGCCGGCCGCGTTTCCCGGTCGGTGGCGGTCGGCACGTCATCTCTGGATCAAACCAGATCGACAGCGATCCGCGCTGCTTCAACGCTTCATTGGGGTCCGTTGCATTAACCGGCGGGATATCAGAGACATTGATGCCGCGAGTTGACCAGCTTGTCAGCGGCATCCTTCGATGTTCCGGATTTCGTGTTCATCTTCGCTCCACGGTGGCTGCGATGAACCAGAAATCCTCCGTTACGAAAACACCAAATCTGTCCCACAGGCGCTGACGTCAGACAATCTAAACGTTGCGAATGAACCTGTTCGTCAGCCAGTATCCTTCGATAGGCTGGATCGGGCCCAGCTTTCGGCGGCCTCCCGATCCCGGAAATCGCCCTGCATGACGGACCCC
This is a stretch of genomic DNA from Pukyongiella litopenaei. It encodes these proteins:
- a CDS encoding response regulator transcription factor; its protein translation is MSLPVYLVDDDDAVREALSLLMRTVGLSVRGFAGPEAFLGALDRLEPGCLILDIRMPGISGLKLQEQLRTRGLDWPTVVISGHGDIEACRRAFRYGAIDFLSKPVDEQDLIDAIQKGHAELEARRREVSETDEARRLVAQLTDRERQVLDMVAKGLTTRQIADALSLSPRTVDSHRAAIGAKTGTTSAAELTRLWLDAGQAQ
- a CDS encoding sensor histidine kinase produces the protein MTRLRILGKGRTVAVLGWLALSLATVAVMVGLERQRLFTELQTEAAILHRLASQRADQHDAHLTSLSALAVAGEAERQDLFLDVAATIRRFYPRIIAVDLVPLGTPSGYLTTRPGLPPDLAEMIVAGAKASNGELILRPAIEARGSYLVIKRSPNTDDARFGLALTVDTQGLLATDDDFWMRPSVTRRLRLPDGAVLLGSGAAPDAMSFQKALGSVSQPLILEAGISPRLADLLPVGRVLGILVALTVLYLLVVLGLRQLGRARRAERQARLSADEARLAHASRVNALGEMASGMAHELTQPLTAILSQAQAGRHLARRGDADGSETSLARIVEQAKRAAAILDRLRDWTRPQSERGEDVPINEAIWNVEALLRRELETRGVTLTTDLADTRGVSLHLDRIALEQIVFNLLRNAVEAADESADRWVRVASETTGTGIIVEVADSGPGVPESIRERVFEPFVTGKQDGTGLGLALCQRLAERMGGELSLAEDRAETMFRLWLPRPALENREAAE